One Spinacia oleracea cultivar Varoflay chromosome 4, BTI_SOV_V1, whole genome shotgun sequence DNA segment encodes these proteins:
- the LOC110797354 gene encoding uncharacterized protein isoform X1 produces MSAQYAGTAAASPTTSSTTGAKVSMFKGKAGFVIPKNKFSGSLVPIFKGVKKSESDDAAIDESNRQLHRKTKWGPDLTQDTSVRRGRALAYQTRVDQITQLLKSGSLGNDDEDSKSARDSQDGELPTTQIEFKKLRSLEFERREAIGEILKLNPSYKAPSDYQPVVREATVPLPVKEHPYYNFLDLVYGSDGEIQKRLEKETGTKIQVCGTKSETNKTVEINASEGSELVRSCEEVYVRISSDTYEKADAAAALIELLLSSVPVKPATSTTGDNDQAQRGGHDIAATHAINTSMENQELQPGVGSIPSSSQGHFQPYPNSWLPPDQYNSPSGHAPGPNSMAFPFNPSLQRPLFGLGPPSPYGFVSSHQGTAVPPPRAHTSAQVMQGPFGPPAYSLGQTGPQLSSPSPFSAHQPTLAGSSRLPPPQLAERNMTPLSTSPGWAPSGSFLTIGSSQGSMVPPPFAASQTPQFPSQMRSSSPMPSQGVAQLFNPSSNSALRPTQNPLPPSAIHAPSFTPLNHMGPTAPGQTLPGSGGFSFQPHRPQGAPLQSLPPGPGLHFASQRPGSAPLPPAPQVPSFRPALQNTNQQPVRQQNFPGPPMGNQMGQRPGQFGPPSPNQYMGPRHLGPVPQGLNAGGPYPTRGGHSVQFQQNFPPPPLSRPGGNFSANLRPNSSGRPQVYDPFSPQVYDPFSPTSIPSAPRAQGSNNETARKQDSDPEYEDLMASVGVK; encoded by the exons ATGAGTGCACAATACGCAGGCACTGCCGCTGCTTCTCCAACCACATCATCAACTACTGGCGCAAAAGTATCTATGTTCAAGGGGAAGGCAGGTTTTGTGATACCAAAAAACAAGTTTTCAGGTTCACTAGTTCCCATTTTCAAAGGTGTTAAAAAGTCAGAGAGCGATGATGCTGCTATAGATGAAAGTAACAGACAGCTGCACAGGAAAACAAAGTGGGGACCTGATCTTACACAGGATACTTCTGTGAGGAGGGGAAGAGCTTTAGCGTATCAG ACTCGAGTGGATCAAATCACGCAACTGCTGAAATCGGGATCATTAGGAAATGACGATGAAGATTCAAAATCAGCTAGAGACTCTCAAGATGGCGAGCTTCCAACTACGCAGATTGAGTTCAAG AAGTTGCGAAGTTTGGAGTTTGAAAGACGAGAAGCTATAG GGGAAATACTGAAGCTGAATCCAAGTTACAAAGCTCCATCTGATTATCAACCTGTAGTGAGGGAAGCTACCGTTCCTTTACCG GTAAAGGAACATCCCTATTACAACTTTCTTGACCTAGTATATGGTTCTGATGGCGAAATTCAGAAGAGATTGGAAAAG GAAACTGGAACAAAAATACAAGTTTGTGGCACAAAATCAGAGACCAACAAAACG GTTGAAATTAATGCATCTGAGGGGAGTGAGCTTGTAAGATCTTGTGAGGAGGTATACGTTCGAATATCTTCAGACACTTATGAGAAAGCTGATGCTGCAGCTGCTTTGATTGAATTGCTACTTAGCTCAGTACCA GTAAAACCTGCTACCTCTACAACTGGAGATAATGATCAAGCTCAAAGGGGGGGTCATGACATAGCTGCTACTCATGCAATCAATACATCCATGGAAAACCAAGAACTGCAGCCAGGTGTAGGATCTATACCAAGTTCTTCACAGGGACATTTTCAGCCATACCCAAACTCATGGTTGCCACCAGATCAATATAACTCACCTTCTGGCCATGCACCTGGTCCTAATTCTATGGCTTTTCCATTCAACCCTTCACTTCAACGTCCATTATTTGGACTTGGACCGCCTTCTCCCTATGGATTTGTCTCATCTCATCAGGGCACTGCAGTTCCGCCCCCAAGGGCACATACTTCGGCACAAGTTATGCAGGGCCCATTTGGGCCTCCTGCGTATTCTTTAGGGCAAACTGGTCCACAACTTTCTTCTCCATCTCCATTTTCTGCTCATCAGCCAACTTTAGCAGGTTCGTCCAGGCTCCCCCCTCCACAACTAGCCGAGCGAAACATGACCCCTCTGTCAACCTCACCTGGATGGGCACCTTCTGGTAGCTTTCTTACTATAGGTTCTTCACAGGGATCTATGGTACCTCCACCATTTGCTGCTTCACAAACTCCTCAGTTTCCTTCACAAATGCGGTCTTCCTCACCCATGCCTTCTCAGGGCGTTGCACAACTATTTAATCCATCCTCAAATAGTGCATTAAGGCCAACACAAAATCCTCTGCCTCCCTCTGCAATTCATGCACCAAGTTTTACTCCCCTAAATCACATGGGTCCAACAGCTCCAGGGCAAACACTTCCTGGTTCCGGCGGGTTCTCTTTTCAACCGCACCGACCACAAGGAGCACCATTGCAGTCTCTCCCCCCGGGACCAGGTTTGCATTTTGCATCTCAAAGACCTGGATCAGCACCATTGCCTCCCGCACCGCAAGTGCCATCATTCCGTCCGGCATTGCAAAATACGAATCAGCAGCCTGTCAGACAACAAAACTTTCCAGGTCCACCAATGGGTAATCAGATGGGCCAACGCCCTGGCCAGTTTGGGCCTCCAAGCCCAAATCAATACATGGGCCCTAGACACCTTGGTCCAGTTCCTCAGGGTCTAAATGCTGGTGGTCCTTACCCTACCCGAGGAGGACATTCTGTTCAATTTCAGCAAAACTTTCCTCCCCCTCCCTTGAGCCGGCCTGGAGGTAATTTTTCTGCAAATCTGCGCCCCAATTCATCTGGCAGACCTCAAGTTTATGATCCCTTTTCTCCTCAAGTTTATGATCCCTTTTCTCCTACTTCTATCCCTTCTGCTCCTCGGGCTCAGGGAAGCAACAATGAGACTGCAAGGAAACAGGACTCAGATCCTGAATATGAGGATCTGATGGCATCTGTTGGGGTCAAATAA
- the LOC110797354 gene encoding uncharacterized protein isoform X2 has translation MSAQYAGTAAASPTTSSTTGAKVSMFKGKAGFVIPKNKFSGSLVPIFKGVKKSESDDAAIDESNRQLHRKTKWGPDLTQDTSVRRGRALAYQTRVDQITQLLKSGSLGNDDEDSKSARDSQDGELPTTQIEFKLRSLEFERREAIGEILKLNPSYKAPSDYQPVVREATVPLPVKEHPYYNFLDLVYGSDGEIQKRLEKETGTKIQVCGTKSETNKTVEINASEGSELVRSCEEVYVRISSDTYEKADAAAALIELLLSSVPVKPATSTTGDNDQAQRGGHDIAATHAINTSMENQELQPGVGSIPSSSQGHFQPYPNSWLPPDQYNSPSGHAPGPNSMAFPFNPSLQRPLFGLGPPSPYGFVSSHQGTAVPPPRAHTSAQVMQGPFGPPAYSLGQTGPQLSSPSPFSAHQPTLAGSSRLPPPQLAERNMTPLSTSPGWAPSGSFLTIGSSQGSMVPPPFAASQTPQFPSQMRSSSPMPSQGVAQLFNPSSNSALRPTQNPLPPSAIHAPSFTPLNHMGPTAPGQTLPGSGGFSFQPHRPQGAPLQSLPPGPGLHFASQRPGSAPLPPAPQVPSFRPALQNTNQQPVRQQNFPGPPMGNQMGQRPGQFGPPSPNQYMGPRHLGPVPQGLNAGGPYPTRGGHSVQFQQNFPPPPLSRPGGNFSANLRPNSSGRPQVYDPFSPQVYDPFSPTSIPSAPRAQGSNNETARKQDSDPEYEDLMASVGVK, from the exons ATGAGTGCACAATACGCAGGCACTGCCGCTGCTTCTCCAACCACATCATCAACTACTGGCGCAAAAGTATCTATGTTCAAGGGGAAGGCAGGTTTTGTGATACCAAAAAACAAGTTTTCAGGTTCACTAGTTCCCATTTTCAAAGGTGTTAAAAAGTCAGAGAGCGATGATGCTGCTATAGATGAAAGTAACAGACAGCTGCACAGGAAAACAAAGTGGGGACCTGATCTTACACAGGATACTTCTGTGAGGAGGGGAAGAGCTTTAGCGTATCAG ACTCGAGTGGATCAAATCACGCAACTGCTGAAATCGGGATCATTAGGAAATGACGATGAAGATTCAAAATCAGCTAGAGACTCTCAAGATGGCGAGCTTCCAACTACGCAGATTGAGTTCAAG TTGCGAAGTTTGGAGTTTGAAAGACGAGAAGCTATAG GGGAAATACTGAAGCTGAATCCAAGTTACAAAGCTCCATCTGATTATCAACCTGTAGTGAGGGAAGCTACCGTTCCTTTACCG GTAAAGGAACATCCCTATTACAACTTTCTTGACCTAGTATATGGTTCTGATGGCGAAATTCAGAAGAGATTGGAAAAG GAAACTGGAACAAAAATACAAGTTTGTGGCACAAAATCAGAGACCAACAAAACG GTTGAAATTAATGCATCTGAGGGGAGTGAGCTTGTAAGATCTTGTGAGGAGGTATACGTTCGAATATCTTCAGACACTTATGAGAAAGCTGATGCTGCAGCTGCTTTGATTGAATTGCTACTTAGCTCAGTACCA GTAAAACCTGCTACCTCTACAACTGGAGATAATGATCAAGCTCAAAGGGGGGGTCATGACATAGCTGCTACTCATGCAATCAATACATCCATGGAAAACCAAGAACTGCAGCCAGGTGTAGGATCTATACCAAGTTCTTCACAGGGACATTTTCAGCCATACCCAAACTCATGGTTGCCACCAGATCAATATAACTCACCTTCTGGCCATGCACCTGGTCCTAATTCTATGGCTTTTCCATTCAACCCTTCACTTCAACGTCCATTATTTGGACTTGGACCGCCTTCTCCCTATGGATTTGTCTCATCTCATCAGGGCACTGCAGTTCCGCCCCCAAGGGCACATACTTCGGCACAAGTTATGCAGGGCCCATTTGGGCCTCCTGCGTATTCTTTAGGGCAAACTGGTCCACAACTTTCTTCTCCATCTCCATTTTCTGCTCATCAGCCAACTTTAGCAGGTTCGTCCAGGCTCCCCCCTCCACAACTAGCCGAGCGAAACATGACCCCTCTGTCAACCTCACCTGGATGGGCACCTTCTGGTAGCTTTCTTACTATAGGTTCTTCACAGGGATCTATGGTACCTCCACCATTTGCTGCTTCACAAACTCCTCAGTTTCCTTCACAAATGCGGTCTTCCTCACCCATGCCTTCTCAGGGCGTTGCACAACTATTTAATCCATCCTCAAATAGTGCATTAAGGCCAACACAAAATCCTCTGCCTCCCTCTGCAATTCATGCACCAAGTTTTACTCCCCTAAATCACATGGGTCCAACAGCTCCAGGGCAAACACTTCCTGGTTCCGGCGGGTTCTCTTTTCAACCGCACCGACCACAAGGAGCACCATTGCAGTCTCTCCCCCCGGGACCAGGTTTGCATTTTGCATCTCAAAGACCTGGATCAGCACCATTGCCTCCCGCACCGCAAGTGCCATCATTCCGTCCGGCATTGCAAAATACGAATCAGCAGCCTGTCAGACAACAAAACTTTCCAGGTCCACCAATGGGTAATCAGATGGGCCAACGCCCTGGCCAGTTTGGGCCTCCAAGCCCAAATCAATACATGGGCCCTAGACACCTTGGTCCAGTTCCTCAGGGTCTAAATGCTGGTGGTCCTTACCCTACCCGAGGAGGACATTCTGTTCAATTTCAGCAAAACTTTCCTCCCCCTCCCTTGAGCCGGCCTGGAGGTAATTTTTCTGCAAATCTGCGCCCCAATTCATCTGGCAGACCTCAAGTTTATGATCCCTTTTCTCCTCAAGTTTATGATCCCTTTTCTCCTACTTCTATCCCTTCTGCTCCTCGGGCTCAGGGAAGCAACAATGAGACTGCAAGGAAACAGGACTCAGATCCTGAATATGAGGATCTGATGGCATCTGTTGGGGTCAAATAA
- the LOC110797356 gene encoding uncharacterized protein, whose protein sequence is MAVPLVQTISSLQSTHLKSYNHSPFAVSSTNITSTLLPKSLLPDFPIGHTLTLKYFLNSKSCCKINKFNNTASICASLLENPILWAGRICVFYALLKTGLAGSQSNPILSGSEAGMSDDGADLGFSKWLDKFQKNPDKEAADKRKLVSKWHPTTKGTLKRNYRIPSKPEGRRLLKAIASLLSEDDHFVDVTSHKGCQIRRESAHGESVCCNNVRALFDELPTPHIIVEITPFPAGPLTERDYAKAEKVEKVLRSSPSV, encoded by the exons ATGGCGGTTCCATTAGTACAGACAATCTCATCTTTGCAATCAACCCATTTGAAGTCGTACAATCACAGCCCATTTGCTGTTTCTTCTACCAATATTACTTCTACTTTGCTTCCCAAATCTCTTCTTCCTGATTTTCCAATTGGACACACATTAACCCTTAAATATTTTCTCAATTCCAAATCTTGTTGTAAAATTAATAAGTTCAATAACACTGCTTCAATTTGTGCTTCTTTGCTTGAGAACCCAATTTTGTGGGCTGGTAGAATTTGTGTTTTCTATGCTCTTTTGAAGACTGGTTTAGCTGGATCTCAATCCAATCCTATACTTTCag GTTCAGAAGCTGGAATGAGTGATGATGGTGCTGATTTGGGGTTCTCCAAGTGGTTGGATAAGTTCCAAAAGAATCCAG ACAAAGAAGCTGCTGACAAGCGGAAGTTGGTGAGCAAATGGCATCCTACAACAAAGGGAACATTAAAAAGGAACTATAGGATACCTTCCAAACCAGAAGGTCGGAGGCTTCTTAAAGCTATTGCATCCTTGCTCTCTGAGGATGATCACTTTGTAGACGTTACTTCACACAAG GGTTGCCAGATTAGAAGGGAGAGTGCGCATGGAGAAAGTGTATGTTGCAACAATGTCAGAGCGCTCTTTGATGAGCTCCCAACGCCACATATCATTGTCGAGATCACACCTTTTCCTGCTGGACCTCTAACAGAAAGGGATTATGCTAAAGCTGAGAAAGTAGAGAAGGTGCTCAGATCTAGCCCTTCAGTTTGA
- the LOC130459322 gene encoding uncharacterized protein, whose protein sequence is MTYTDYILRLYLHMKVSERTAIRAASKEVSHEVKTLMDTEAIDSFKQTQHLLLGRLQDSNASDLDYIFLKLRNIKSKIFATYPDAFPNESLEVVDTGPDLEFEYPFKSKEYEVTIHRIVQIPQCKIDFALCISLPSLLHVFAFLSSSFLFHFHFQEALDLSLPPVSSAPFVVLFPSIKSVTFIKSLSFFQKYIFALTFNCAIHSAFMSRVVFNSPFSGSNEAYFLAVTRAVGMIKIGIHSQLFLGNLQPSRDLGFVEDYVEAMWLMLQQEKPDDYVVATEKSHSVEEFLEAAFGYVGLNWWDHV, encoded by the exons ATGACGTATACTGACTATATCTTGCGTCTCTATTTACATATGAAAGTATCGGAGAGGACAGCGATAAGGGCTGCATCTAAGGAGGTTTCTCATGAAGTGAAAACTCTGATGGATACGGAGGCTATAGATTCATTCAAGCAAACACAACACCTGCTATTAGGAAGGTTGCAAGATAGCAATGCA AGTGACCTTGACTACATATTTCTCAAGTTGAGAAACATCAAGTCCAAGATTTTCGCCACTTATCCTGATGCGTTTCCAAATGAATCCTTGGAAGTTGTTGACACCGGACCAGACCTTGAG TTCGAGTACCCTTTTAAAAGCAAGGAGTATGAAGTTACTATTCACAGAATAGTGCAAATACC ACAGTGTAAAATTGATTTTGCCCTTTGCATATCTTTGCCCTCTTTGCTTCACGTCTTTGCTTTTCTGAGTTCttcctttctttttcattttcattttcaagaAGCCCTTGATCTCTCTCTCCCTCCGGTCTCCTCCGCCCCCTTCGTCGTTCTATTCCCTTCCATCAAATCTGTAACTTTCATCAAATCTCTGAGCTTCTTCCAGAAATACATCTTTGCCCTCACTTTTAATTGCGCCATCCA CTCTGCCTTCATGTCCCGTGTAG TCTTCAATTCACCTTTCTCGGGTTCGAATGAG GCATATTTTCTTGCAGTCACCCGTGCTGTTGGCATGATCAAGATCGGGATTCATAGTCAGCTTTTCTTAGGTAATTTGCAACCATCAAGGGACTTGGGATTTGTGGAAGACTATGTAGAAGCAATGTGGTTGATGCTTCAACAGGAAAAGCCTGATGACTATGTGGTTGCCACCGAGAAGTCCCATAGCGTTGAGGAGTTTCTGGAAGCTGCATTTGGGTACGTAGGATTGAACTGGTGGGATCATGTGTGA
- the LOC110797357 gene encoding uncharacterized protein produces the protein MEYAAPPPSTLSSKVSTLAIGKAVDALLKWKSANTDSQKSQLLPSDEFLYLVLTLNKIPPKNRTNAHKIALPNAIYTPETAEFCLFVHDSVSKTAKQKVEEGGVPVSKVIKLSKLKKDYKAFEQKRKLCDSFDMFFADKRIIPLLPNAIGKQFYRKKKIPVPIELGRGNWKEQIERVCSSAMLYLSTGTCSVIKVAKGSMGRDEIVANVAAAVSGVAEVVPKKWGNVRAFHLKFSESLALPVYQKVPELGLKISGLISNGEEKAVVSKKKEKKEKEKKVSKKKGRIHEVRYMDSVESGGMVGGDESGSEVDDVEEEEERKKKKVMDVEVGGDEIVGKKRKKGEKEVAKVKKGVKGLKEKKDKGSAKSTEKKSKKHKV, from the coding sequence ATGGAGTACGCAGCGCCGCCGCCATCAACACTAAGCTCAAAGGTCTCAACCCTAGCAATTGGAAAAGCAGTTGATGCTCTGCTAAAATGGAAATCCGCAAATACCGATtcccaaaaatctcaacttctcCCTTCCGATGAATTCCTCTACTTAGTCTTAACCCTAAACAAAATCCCCCCCAAAAATCGCACTAACGCCCACAAAATTGCTCTTCCAAACGCTATTTACACCCCGGAAACCGCTGAGTTTTGCCTCTTTGTTCATGACAGCGTTTCCAAAACCGCTAAACAAAAGGTCGAAGAAGGCGGGGTTCCAGTTTCTAAGGTGATAAAGCTCTCGAAATTGAAAAAGGATTACAAAGCGTTTGAGCAGAAGAGGAAGCTTTGCGATTCATTTGACATGTTTTTTGCTGATAAGAGGATTATCCCATTATTGCCGAATGCAATTGGAAAGCAGTTCTATCGAAAGAAGAAGATTCCTGTGCCGATTGAGTTGGGAAGGGGTAATTGGAAGGAGCAGATTGAGAGGGTTTGTAGTTCGGCGATGTTGTATTTGAGTACTGGGACTTGTAGTGTGATTAAAGTGGCAAAGGGTTCGATGGGGCGGGATGAGATTGTGGCTAATGTGGCGGCTGCTGTGAGTGGGGTTGCCGAGGTTGTGCCTAAGAAGTGGGGCAATGTGAGGGCGTTTCATTTGAAATTTTCTGAGTCCTTGGCGCTGCCGGTTTATCAGAAAGTGCCTGAGTTAGGGTTGAAGATTAGTGGGTTGATTAGTAATGGAGAAGAGAAGGCGGTCGTttcaaaaaagaaagagaagaaggagaaagaaaagaaggTGAGTAAGAAGAAGGGGAGGATTCATGAGGTGAGGTATATGGATAGTGTTGAGTCTGGTGGGATGGTTGGGGGAGATGAATCTGGGAGCGAAGTCGATGatgtggaggaggaggaggagaggaagaagaagaaggtgaTGGATGTTGAAGTGGGTGGTGATGAAATTGTtggtaagaagaggaagaagggtGAGAAGGAGGTGGCAAAGGTGAAGAAAGGAGTGAAGggtttgaaagaaaagaaagataaGGGTTCGGCAAAATCGACTGAAAAGAAAAGCAAGAAACACAAAGTTTAG